In one window of Methanococcoides methylutens DNA:
- a CDS encoding glycosyltransferase family 4 protein, which yields MNIGMFSWESLHSIKVGGIAPHVSELAEALAEKGNSVHIFTRNSGLETYEKVNGVHYHRVDHSLDGGIVQQMDSMCDSMYSRFLDVTGEYGKFDMLHVHDWHPVNVVSRIKHEFGIPFMFTYHSTEWGRNGNVHGDWWEAREISHREWKAGYESVKVISTSQQLTDEIKFLYQIPDEKISIIPNGIFHGKIKKDVDPGEVKQRLGIHPLAPVVLFIGRMSYQKGPDLLVEAVPKVLDHRWDTQFVFIGEGEMRPHCEYLANAENVSDRCHFLGYTDDETARDWFNACDILCVPSRNEPFGIVVLEGWDAERNIVATDAVQTIDNFVDGVLVYKNPESISWGLNYVLDDLSNDSLRETGKELIETKFNWHTIAEKTIEAYNLDEQNDWVPEKTLGKAKPFWWKIDSDLNLFISREFSSPNGKVKVDKLIMKDELSKLDTYMTDDNWKDLSNNVSRLRNGTEKEGIGKFLYHDLNWTQTESQLSSHIGSIFHQAGVWEYNGKKRGIQFRKVAGDWHKLMKCYYGECIKELGETDQYNSVDLK from the coding sequence TTGAACATCGGGATGTTCTCCTGGGAGAGTTTACACTCGATAAAAGTAGGCGGTATAGCACCGCATGTTTCCGAACTTGCGGAAGCTCTTGCTGAGAAGGGAAATTCAGTCCACATATTTACCAGAAATTCAGGACTTGAAACATATGAGAAAGTGAATGGAGTTCACTACCATCGTGTGGACCATTCTCTTGACGGAGGCATTGTCCAGCAAATGGACAGTATGTGCGATTCAATGTACTCAAGATTCCTTGATGTTACCGGGGAATATGGTAAGTTCGATATGTTGCATGTCCATGACTGGCATCCTGTCAATGTGGTCTCAAGGATAAAACATGAATTTGGCATACCCTTTATGTTCACATACCACAGTACCGAATGGGGAAGAAACGGTAACGTACACGGGGACTGGTGGGAAGCCAGGGAAATATCCCACAGGGAATGGAAAGCCGGCTATGAATCTGTAAAGGTAATATCCACCTCACAACAACTTACAGATGAGATCAAGTTCCTGTACCAGATACCCGATGAGAAGATATCCATCATTCCAAACGGCATCTTCCATGGGAAGATCAAGAAGGACGTTGACCCCGGTGAAGTGAAACAAAGATTAGGGATACATCCTCTTGCACCAGTTGTACTGTTCATAGGACGAATGAGCTACCAGAAAGGACCCGACTTACTTGTTGAAGCGGTTCCAAAAGTGTTGGACCATCGCTGGGACACTCAGTTTGTCTTTATAGGCGAAGGTGAAATGCGCCCCCACTGTGAATATCTTGCAAATGCAGAAAATGTTTCAGATAGATGCCATTTCCTGGGATATACAGATGATGAAACAGCCAGGGACTGGTTCAATGCATGCGATATCCTCTGTGTCCCAAGCAGGAATGAACCTTTTGGAATAGTCGTTCTTGAGGGTTGGGATGCTGAAAGGAACATCGTTGCAACAGATGCTGTCCAGACAATAGACAATTTCGTTGACGGAGTACTTGTATACAAGAATCCAGAGTCTATTTCATGGGGATTAAATTACGTGCTTGATGACCTCTCCAATGACAGCCTTAGAGAAACAGGTAAAGAGCTCATCGAAACAAAATTCAACTGGCACACAATCGCAGAAAAGACAATTGAAGCGTACAATTTGGATGAACAAAATGATTGGGTACCTGAGAAGACACTTGGAAAAGCAAAACCATTTTGGTGGAAAATTGATAGTGACCTCAACCTTTTCATAAGCAGAGAATTTAGTTCACCAAATGGTAAGGTCAAAGTTGATAAACTCATCATGAAGGATGAATTGAGTAAATTAGATACTTATATGACAGATGACAATTGGAAAGATCTGTCAAATAACGTATCAAGATTAAGGAACGGGACCGAAAAAGAAGGAATTGGGAAATTCCTTTATCATGATCTTAATTGGACTCAGACAGAATCTCAGTTATCAAGTCACATCGGATCAATATTCCATCAGGCCGGTGTTTGGGAATACAATGGAAAAAAGAGAGGGATCCAATTTAGAAAAGTAGCAGGCGATTGGCACAAGCTGATGAAATGCTACTATGGAGAATGCATTAAAGAACTTGGTGAAACAGACCAATATAATAGCGTTGATCTTAAGTGA
- the ilvE gene encoding branched-chain-amino-acid transaminase, whose product MSELLIYYNGEFVTKENATVSIYDHGFLYGDGVFEGIRAYNGRVFKLQEHVDRLYDSAKAIALEVPISKEEMSEAILETLRKNNLTDAYIRPIVTRGIGDLGLDPRKCPKPSIYIVSQEWGAMYGDLYEVGLKAITVGIRRNAPDALSPNIKSLNYLNNILAKIEANAKGGDEAIFLDQNGFVSEGSGDNIFVIKNGKVYTPPTINNLKGITRATAIELLEERGYEVIVGNLGLFDMYTADEIFVTGTAAEAAPITKLDGRPIGDGSVGPITKVAVAAFEEVTGSIGTPIFE is encoded by the coding sequence ATGAGCGAATTACTGATCTATTACAACGGTGAGTTTGTCACAAAGGAAAATGCAACGGTTTCTATCTACGACCACGGTTTCCTGTACGGTGACGGTGTCTTTGAGGGAATCAGGGCATACAATGGTCGTGTTTTCAAGCTTCAGGAGCATGTTGACAGGCTGTACGATTCTGCAAAGGCTATTGCTCTTGAGGTCCCGATCTCAAAGGAAGAGATGAGCGAGGCTATCCTTGAGACATTGAGGAAGAACAATCTGACCGATGCATACATCCGTCCTATCGTTACACGTGGTATTGGTGACCTCGGTCTTGACCCGCGCAAGTGCCCAAAGCCAAGCATCTACATCGTCTCACAGGAATGGGGTGCAATGTATGGCGATCTCTATGAGGTCGGTCTCAAAGCAATTACCGTCGGGATCAGGCGTAATGCACCGGATGCATTGTCCCCTAATATCAAGTCACTGAACTACCTGAACAACATCCTTGCAAAGATCGAGGCAAACGCGAAGGGTGGCGATGAGGCTATCTTCCTTGACCAGAACGGTTTCGTCTCTGAAGGTTCCGGAGATAACATCTTCGTCATCAAGAACGGCAAGGTCTACACCCCGCCAACCATCAACAACCTCAAGGGTATCACAAGGGCTACTGCCATTGAGCTTCTCGAGGAGCGCGGTTATGAGGTCATTGTCGGAAACCTCGGCCTGTTTGACATGTACACCGCAGATGAGATCTTCGTCACAGGTACCGCAGCAGAGGCTGCACCTATCACAAAGCTTGACGGACGTCCTATCGGCGATGGTTCTGTTGGTCCTATTACCAAGGTAGCAGTCGCTGCTTTTGAAGAGGTCACCGGCAGCATAGGTACTCCGATCTTCGAATGA
- a CDS encoding molybdopterin molybdotransferase MoeA — MPRKILRDLLSIEDARNLFEGIDVRTHVRSMPIETATGRVLAEDVISAIAVPDFDKSLRDGYAVRSEDLLSAKEDPVPLRLVGFSPVGQLSQYRVNEMEAVEVATGGPIPEGADAVVMVEDTELQDGNVLIKVAAKAGQYLIHAGLDVAKDERVLRKGTRIGAREAGVLAAIGKRDVDIRSMKVGIISTGNELTVPGEPLDSGKIYDCNSYSLYASVTDCGADAVSYGIVKDDREGFRDVVDRAIAECDLVLTSGSTSAGPDDFMYSIIEEKGEVLAHGLNFKPGKPVILGIIDEVPIVALPGHPTSSLTVFYEFLLPLIRRCLGASEQVKQKIAGVLEEDLNSGNRHELHAVRVEGGKVFSVSKTSASITTLAGADGFIEIPAEVPMLKKGSDVEVILFEGVYR, encoded by the coding sequence ATGCCACGGAAAATATTGCGGGACCTGCTTTCCATTGAGGATGCCAGGAATCTTTTTGAAGGAATTGATGTCCGTACTCATGTAAGGTCAATGCCGATTGAGACTGCAACAGGACGTGTTCTTGCAGAGGACGTTATTTCAGCCATAGCTGTCCCGGATTTCGATAAATCCTTAAGGGACGGGTACGCTGTGCGTTCAGAGGACTTGCTTTCAGCAAAGGAAGATCCGGTTCCCTTAAGGCTGGTCGGATTCTCCCCGGTGGGTCAGCTTTCGCAATATCGTGTGAATGAGATGGAGGCCGTAGAGGTCGCAACTGGCGGTCCTATACCTGAAGGTGCTGATGCAGTGGTGATGGTGGAGGACACTGAACTTCAGGACGGTAATGTTCTCATAAAGGTGGCTGCTAAGGCAGGTCAATATCTGATACATGCGGGTCTTGATGTTGCAAAGGACGAGCGTGTGCTCCGTAAAGGCACACGTATAGGGGCACGTGAGGCAGGTGTGCTTGCAGCTATCGGAAAGAGGGATGTGGATATCCGTTCCATGAAGGTTGGTATAATTTCCACCGGAAATGAGCTAACTGTTCCGGGAGAGCCTCTTGATAGTGGCAAGATCTATGACTGCAATTCCTATTCTCTTTATGCCAGTGTTACGGACTGTGGTGCGGATGCTGTTTCCTATGGTATTGTGAAAGACGACAGGGAAGGGTTCAGGGATGTTGTGGACAGGGCAATTGCAGAATGTGACCTTGTGCTCACATCCGGCAGTACGTCAGCCGGGCCTGATGATTTCATGTATAGCATTATTGAGGAAAAAGGAGAGGTGCTGGCACACGGGCTTAATTTCAAGCCGGGAAAACCTGTGATCCTGGGAATCATAGATGAGGTTCCGATCGTGGCTTTGCCGGGTCATCCGACTTCTTCGCTTACGGTTTTTTATGAGTTTCTTCTGCCGCTTATAAGAAGATGCCTGGGAGCTTCGGAACAGGTGAAACAGAAGATCGCCGGAGTTTTAGAGGAGGACCTCAATTCCGGTAACAGGCATGAGCTCCATGCTGTCCGGGTGGAAGGGGGCAAGGTCTTCTCCGTCAGTAAGACCTCCGCGTCGATCACCACTCTTGCAGGTGCGGATGGATTCATTGAGATTCCTGCGGAAGTGCCGATGCTGAAGAAAGGAAGCGATGTAGAAGTTATCCTTTTTGAAGGTGTGTACAGGTAA
- a CDS encoding OBG GTPase family GTP-binding protein, whose translation MSLHEDIQAVEDEIRKTPYNKATSHHIGKLKAKLARLREDVQKRASAKSGGEGYSVRKSGDATVALVGFPSVGKSTLLNKLTGANSEVGAYEFTTLDVIPGVLEYKGATIQILDVPGLVRGAASGRGRGKEVISVVRNSNLVLFLLDVFQTEHHKVLMQELYDAGIRINMSEPDVTIKRMDRGGVVISATMELEMSDDLIKAILGEYKIHNAHVLLRDNINMDQLIDGVMANRVYIPAVIVINKVDMADEEILEFCKAKFPDATFISANEEKNLEAVKDLIYETLDFIRVYLKPQGGPADMDEPMIVTNGVTVGDICDRLHRDFRDKFRYSQIWGPSAKHPGQRAGLDHYLEDGDVLTLIIQK comes from the coding sequence ATGAGTTTACACGAAGATATCCAGGCAGTCGAGGACGAGATCCGTAAGACTCCCTATAATAAGGCAACATCCCATCACATCGGTAAGTTAAAGGCGAAACTCGCACGCCTGAGGGAAGATGTGCAGAAGAGAGCTTCTGCCAAGTCCGGCGGCGAGGGTTATTCTGTAAGGAAGTCAGGTGATGCTACTGTTGCACTTGTGGGATTCCCTTCTGTGGGTAAGTCCACCCTCCTGAACAAGCTGACCGGTGCCAATTCCGAGGTCGGTGCGTATGAGTTCACGACCCTCGACGTGATCCCGGGTGTTCTGGAGTATAAGGGCGCGACGATCCAGATACTGGATGTGCCGGGTCTGGTCAGAGGTGCAGCCAGCGGCCGTGGCCGTGGTAAGGAGGTAATCTCTGTGGTAAGGAACTCAAACCTTGTGCTTTTCCTGCTGGATGTGTTCCAGACCGAGCATCATAAGGTGCTGATGCAGGAACTTTACGATGCCGGGATCAGGATCAATATGTCAGAACCTGATGTTACTATCAAGAGGATGGACAGGGGTGGCGTGGTCATCAGTGCGACCATGGAACTTGAGATGTCCGATGACCTTATCAAGGCGATATTGGGCGAGTACAAGATACACAATGCCCATGTGCTTCTCAGGGACAACATCAACATGGATCAGCTTATCGATGGCGTGATGGCCAACAGGGTGTACATCCCCGCTGTGATCGTCATCAATAAGGTAGACATGGCTGATGAGGAGATCCTTGAGTTCTGCAAGGCAAAGTTCCCTGATGCGACATTCATTTCCGCCAACGAGGAGAAGAACCTTGAAGCCGTCAAGGACCTGATCTACGAAACCCTGGATTTCATTAGGGTGTACCTGAAACCACAGGGTGGTCCCGCAGACATGGATGAGCCAATGATCGTGACCAACGGCGTGACAGTAGGTGATATTTGTGACCGCCTGCACCGCGATTTCCGCGATAAGTTCAGGTATTCTCAGATATGGGGTCCATCAGCCAAACACCCAGGCCAGCGAGCTGGTCTTGACCACTATCTGGAAGATGGCGATGTGCTGACCCTTATCATCCAGAAATGA
- a CDS encoding cobaltochelatase subunit CobN yields the protein MRNIKHQLLILSILVLLALSPVVSAEEQVTKVTYISYVPNDALEMASETNDYSDLIEYNYINYYNSSADDGISDDLREAAESGFLETQDVIFCDYLGSTILNATSISESLISAQANGAEIYALRTMGTCPAYPDYISDGISNDPVCNYFMNMGTGGEGLENAENLLIYLSTNGPELLRTSILGNTNVDSSKFVFVLGTEFNELALNNASSDVNISAELNVKIFTKNNPVPEGFDFSNYGMIFIESEDEAVVNNWTSSIKSAKTGGAMVIGYNLSSNITLPNVDLYSDEYTDIERYWIQGGDANMKSMLKFMGQNFSGFWEGEEIAEPGLLQEKVNITFINGVDANRQSLSVIISQRGVITDRFNINVMTGSEAIANLTDASDQDIIIVDMVGATDILKMAEVLSDAKDKGAQIGFGTGDAYGIGTIDLQNPPHDVIKEYLDIGGNTNMESLVRYLGGEIDDVYIEYSPVAPPVIPDDGIYHPDYYPKVFQDSTEYLEWYADHGYNESASTIGIVNYEIQKEEIYFTTDDAIIRYLESKGCNVIYTTDVAFNDDVDYFTKDGEVLVDAIIHLKAFYLNYENQTQGVEYLQKYNVPILKGIQDPYTTPGEFNNSLHGTDLMSLPAMVTQPEVDGCTDFIWISGRVQNPENPDQLYYEPIMSQVEFLCDRAIGWAELGGASNEDKKVSILYYNHDGGKENIGASYLDIGSSFTLLLEQMRAEGYDIGNGSIPNGSEFIDLFIESRNVGAWAPGELEKVVNSGKATLWPVEEYLVWYNTLPESVRTEVEGTWGEAPGDIMVYENESGEYFVMPTVQLGNVIFMPQPTKAKLSDESLIYHNESIPLTHQYLAAYFWINQVYDADAIIHFGTHGSMEWSPGKEIGLWRYDYPSICAADTPIIYPYIMDNVGEGSQAKHRGYAVMIDHLTPPIMAAGIYGDLTTMHDTIHSYEDAIKANSTMADSYRNSTINLYTNLSMENDLGVTPDELRSMSDEVFGEFVGTAVHDYLHTLQETLMPYGVHTFGVAPEEEKLVCMVKSMLRSDFVNHIYNVIPKDTGDEEDWEDEADTYATELLNATVLNGMDVVTAQDNILGLNNTTITADLTLGLDYADKLGQTTREINQTLHALNAEYIEPAPGNDPIRNPDALPTGRNFYGFDQRKFPDVETQAMGVILADQLVEDYYTNHNGTYPNKVSYVLWAMETLRHHGLMEAQIYSLLGVEPVRDDGRITGFTVIDIEDMNHPRIDVVIHSSGLYRDTFPYQLELIDEAIRTVAERDWESCEDNYVRCNSLAMEAALIDMGYDNETAEYLSRSRIFSEAPGNYDNGMEDAIAASDTWEDESKLADLFISSSSYIYGQDMWGEGYEDVFTMNLMDVDAAVHSDSTNLFGLLDGDGYYGYLGSIGLTIRSLTGETPELYIANQENTDDLQMMTLKEAFRTELRARNFNPTWISGMMEGDYAGARQMMKSIEYLWGWDVTNPDMVADSDWDEIYDIYVMDKYDIGVDEFLKTENPYQYQSITARMLETIRKDYWDASEEVKQSLVKEYVESVVNDGVTCCHHTCGNALLDEYVQGIMSVPGVVDQETIDEYNRLMEEATQSNSQSSVSSTRSSSSGNTASASIVNTTSTSTVNGGYGTTTDQPADASQQSTPDNYVEGYEMTKESVTSDSASSSTSFSGADILGSVLVVLSVAVITIGFRRRRL from the coding sequence ATGCGAAATATAAAACATCAGTTGTTAATTTTAAGTATTTTGGTTTTGCTGGCGCTTTCGCCAGTGGTATCGGCAGAAGAACAAGTGACAAAGGTCACTTACATCAGTTATGTTCCAAATGACGCTCTTGAGATGGCCAGTGAGACAAATGATTATAGCGATCTCATCGAGTACAATTATATCAACTACTATAATTCCAGTGCTGATGATGGAATCAGTGATGATCTTCGTGAAGCTGCTGAATCCGGTTTTTTGGAAACTCAGGATGTCATTTTCTGTGATTACCTTGGAAGCACTATCTTAAACGCTACCTCAATCAGTGAGAGCTTGATAAGTGCACAGGCTAATGGCGCAGAGATATACGCCTTAAGGACCATGGGAACCTGTCCTGCTTATCCGGACTACATTTCAGACGGTATTTCCAATGATCCTGTCTGTAACTATTTCATGAACATGGGTACTGGGGGAGAAGGTCTGGAAAACGCAGAGAACCTGCTTATATACCTTTCAACAAATGGTCCTGAACTCCTGAGAACTTCGATTCTTGGAAATACAAATGTAGATAGTAGTAAATTCGTATTTGTTCTGGGTACAGAGTTCAATGAACTGGCACTAAATAATGCGTCTTCGGATGTGAATATATCTGCAGAGTTAAATGTCAAAATTTTCACGAAGAATAATCCTGTACCAGAAGGATTCGATTTTTCGAATTATGGAATGATCTTCATCGAGTCAGAGGATGAAGCTGTAGTAAATAATTGGACCTCAAGCATAAAGTCTGCTAAAACAGGCGGTGCAATGGTCATAGGCTATAACCTCTCCTCCAACATCACCCTTCCAAATGTTGACTTGTATTCAGATGAATACACAGACATTGAACGATACTGGATACAGGGTGGCGACGCAAACATGAAGAGCATGCTCAAATTCATGGGCCAGAATTTCTCCGGTTTCTGGGAAGGTGAGGAGATTGCTGAACCTGGGTTGTTGCAGGAAAAAGTGAATATAACGTTTATTAACGGAGTCGACGCTAATCGTCAATCTCTTAGCGTTATTATTTCCCAGAGAGGCGTGATCACTGATCGTTTCAACATAAATGTCATGACCGGCAGCGAGGCAATTGCAAACCTCACTGATGCTTCAGATCAGGACATTATAATAGTTGATATGGTCGGTGCCACTGATATCTTGAAGATGGCGGAAGTATTATCTGATGCAAAGGATAAAGGTGCGCAAATTGGTTTTGGAACGGGAGATGCCTATGGAATAGGTACGATCGACCTGCAAAATCCTCCTCATGATGTGATTAAGGAATATCTTGATATCGGCGGAAACACAAACATGGAGAGTCTGGTTCGTTACTTGGGAGGAGAGATTGATGATGTCTATATAGAATACTCGCCTGTAGCTCCTCCGGTAATTCCTGATGACGGGATCTATCATCCGGACTATTATCCGAAGGTTTTCCAAGACAGTACAGAATATCTTGAGTGGTATGCTGATCATGGTTATAATGAATCCGCATCCACGATTGGTATTGTAAACTATGAAATTCAAAAAGAAGAGATCTATTTCACCACCGACGATGCAATAATCAGGTATCTTGAATCGAAAGGATGCAATGTTATCTACACCACCGATGTTGCATTCAATGATGATGTTGATTATTTCACCAAAGATGGTGAAGTACTCGTAGATGCTATTATCCACTTGAAGGCTTTCTATCTTAACTATGAGAATCAGACACAGGGTGTGGAATATCTTCAGAAATACAATGTTCCTATCCTTAAAGGAATACAGGATCCATACACAACACCAGGGGAATTCAACAACAGCCTGCATGGAACAGATCTGATGAGTCTTCCTGCTATGGTTACACAACCTGAAGTTGATGGGTGCACCGATTTCATATGGATAAGCGGAAGAGTGCAGAATCCTGAAAACCCTGACCAGTTATATTACGAACCTATCATGTCGCAGGTGGAATTCTTGTGTGACCGTGCGATCGGTTGGGCAGAACTTGGAGGGGCCAGCAACGAGGACAAGAAAGTCAGTATTCTCTATTACAACCACGACGGTGGTAAGGAAAATATTGGTGCCAGTTACCTTGATATCGGATCAAGTTTCACATTGCTGCTTGAGCAAATGCGGGCAGAAGGTTACGACATAGGCAACGGTAGTATTCCAAACGGCAGTGAGTTCATTGACCTTTTCATCGAAAGCAGGAATGTTGGAGCATGGGCTCCTGGTGAACTTGAGAAGGTTGTAAACTCTGGCAAAGCAACTCTTTGGCCGGTCGAGGAATATCTTGTCTGGTATAATACATTACCTGAATCAGTCAGGACTGAAGTTGAAGGTACATGGGGCGAGGCTCCTGGGGATATCATGGTATATGAGAACGAGAGCGGAGAATACTTCGTGATGCCAACGGTCCAGCTTGGAAATGTCATCTTCATGCCACAACCAACAAAAGCCAAGCTTTCTGATGAATCACTCATATATCACAATGAGTCAATACCGCTAACTCACCAGTATCTGGCAGCTTACTTCTGGATCAACCAGGTATATGATGCCGATGCCATCATCCACTTTGGTACGCACGGTTCAATGGAATGGTCACCTGGAAAAGAGATCGGGTTGTGGAGGTATGATTACCCTTCAATATGTGCGGCTGATACACCTATCATATATCCCTACATAATGGATAATGTGGGTGAAGGCAGTCAGGCTAAACACCGTGGTTATGCGGTGATGATAGATCACCTGACCCCACCGATAATGGCGGCAGGAATCTATGGTGATCTTACCACCATGCATGACACGATACACAGTTACGAAGACGCTATAAAAGCCAACAGCACTATGGCCGATAGTTATCGCAACAGTACAATCAACCTTTACACAAACCTCTCAATGGAAAATGATCTTGGAGTCACCCCGGATGAACTCCGATCAATGTCTGATGAGGTATTTGGAGAATTTGTAGGTACTGCAGTCCATGATTATCTCCATACATTACAAGAAACACTGATGCCTTACGGTGTCCACACTTTTGGAGTGGCACCGGAAGAAGAAAAACTTGTCTGTATGGTCAAATCAATGCTTCGCAGTGATTTTGTCAACCATATCTATAATGTGATCCCGAAGGATACTGGAGACGAAGAGGATTGGGAAGATGAAGCCGATACTTATGCAACTGAGCTTTTGAATGCCACAGTACTCAATGGTATGGATGTTGTGACCGCTCAGGACAATATCCTTGGTCTTAATAATACTACCATTACAGCCGATCTTACTCTGGGGTTGGATTATGCTGATAAGCTCGGTCAGACCACGCGTGAGATCAACCAGACATTGCATGCACTGAATGCGGAATACATTGAACCGGCACCAGGAAATGATCCGATACGCAATCCGGATGCATTGCCAACCGGCAGGAACTTCTATGGCTTTGACCAGAGGAAATTCCCTGATGTGGAAACCCAGGCAATGGGTGTCATCCTTGCAGACCAGCTTGTAGAGGACTACTACACCAATCATAACGGAACTTACCCGAATAAGGTGTCGTATGTCCTCTGGGCTATGGAAACACTGCGCCATCACGGACTTATGGAAGCCCAGATCTATTCACTTTTAGGAGTAGAACCCGTAAGAGATGATGGGCGTATTACTGGTTTTACGGTAATAGATATTGAGGATATGAACCATCCAAGGATCGATGTGGTAATTCACTCCTCAGGACTGTACAGGGATACTTTCCCCTATCAGCTGGAGTTGATCGATGAGGCCATTCGAACGGTTGCAGAACGCGATTGGGAGTCCTGTGAGGATAACTATGTAAGATGTAACTCACTGGCAATGGAAGCTGCTCTCATTGATATGGGCTATGATAATGAAACAGCAGAGTACCTGTCAAGATCAAGGATATTCAGTGAAGCACCCGGTAATTATGACAACGGAATGGAAGATGCGATTGCTGCAAGTGATACATGGGAAGATGAATCCAAACTTGCCGACCTCTTCATATCATCATCGTCTTACATCTATGGACAGGATATGTGGGGCGAAGGTTATGAAGATGTGTTCACAATGAACCTGATGGATGTTGATGCTGCTGTACACAGTGACTCTACAAACCTGTTCGGGCTACTTGACGGTGATGGATACTACGGTTATCTTGGATCGATCGGACTTACAATAAGGTCACTCACAGGTGAGACGCCTGAATTGTATATAGCCAATCAGGAAAATACGGATGACCTTCAGATGATGACGCTGAAAGAGGCATTCAGGACAGAATTGCGTGCACGTAACTTCAACCCGACATGGATCTCTGGTATGATGGAAGGTGACTATGCAGGTGCTCGTCAGATGATGAAATCCATTGAATATCTGTGGGGATGGGATGTAACGAACCCGGATATGGTCGCTGATTCTGATTGGGATGAGATATACGATATCTATGTTATGGACAAGTATGATATTGGAGTGGACGAATTCCTGAAGACTGAAAATCCATATCAGTATCAGTCAATAACTGCACGTATGCTCGAAACCATTCGAAAGGACTACTGGGATGCTTCAGAAGAGGTTAAACAAAGCCTTGTAAAGGAATACGTTGAATCGGTGGTCAATGATGGTGTAACATGCTGTCACCACACCTGTGGAAATGCTCTGCTTGATGAGTACGTGCAGGGCATAATGTCAGTACCTGGAGTTGTCGACCAGGAGACCATCGACGAGTACAATAGACTGATGGAAGAGGCCACACAGAGTAATTCTCAATCATCAGTTTCCAGTACCCGCAGCAGCAGTAGCGGAAATACTGCATCTGCTTCGATCGTCAATACCACTAGCACAAGCACTGTTAATGGGGGGTATGGAACTACCACTGACCAGCCAGCAGATG